The following are from one region of the Arachis duranensis cultivar V14167 chromosome 10, aradu.V14167.gnm2.J7QH, whole genome shotgun sequence genome:
- the LOC107470536 gene encoding protein ENHANCED DISEASE RESISTANCE 2-like has product MCPTNPSSRSSTSDDSASDSSHWISDSINGGSLRHVDLDTGTNGWSSPPGDLFHLRSESYFTRRQKSPAGDYLLSPAGMDWLRSPTKLDDVLSRADNRVSNALRRAQSQGKSLKSFIFAVNLQIPGKEYHSAVFYFATEDPVQSGSLLNRFIDGDDGFRNQRFKLVNRIVKGPWIVKKAVGSHSACLLGKALTCNYHRGPNYFEIDVDIGSSAIANAILHLALGYVTSVTIDMGFVVEAQAEEELPERLINHNFLLFIKKKKTVVDSFALFLGGFLGIC; this is encoded by the coding sequence ATGTGCCCTACCAACCCCTCTAGCCGGAGCTCCACCTCCGACGACAGCGCCTCCGATTCCTCCCACTGGATCTCCGACTCCATAAACGGTGGATCACTCCGCCACGTGGACCTCGACACCGGCACTAACGGCTGGTCCTCTCCTCCCGGCGACCTCTTCCACCTCCGCTCAGAAAGCTATTTCACGAGGCGCCAGAAATCCCCCGCCGGTGACTACCTCCTCTCGCCGGCGGGCATGGACTGGCTCAGATCCCCAACCAAGCTAGACGACGTCCTCTCACGCGCCGACAATCGCGTATCCAACGCGCTCCGAAGGGCTCAGTCGCAAGGCAAATCCCTAAAGAGCTTCATCTTCGCGGTGAACCTACAAATTCCAGGAAAGGAGTACCACAGCGCGGTTTTCTACTTCGCGACGGAGGATCCGGTCCAATCCGGTTCTCTTCTGAACCGGTTCATAGACGGAGACGACGGATTCAGGAACCAGCGGTTCAAGCTGGTGAACCGGATCGTGAAGGGGCCGTGGATTGTGAAGAAGGCGGTGGGGAGCCACAGCGCGTGCTTGTTGGGGAAGGCACTGACGTGTAACTACCACAGAGGACCTAACTACTTCGAGATTGACGTTGACATTGGGAGCAGCGCCATCGCGAACGCGATTCTGCACCTTGCCTTGGGATACGTGACGAGCGTGACAATCGATATGGGATTCGTTGTGGAGGCGCAGGCGGAGGAGGAATTGCCGGAGAGACTAATTAACcacaattttcttttgtttatcaaaaaaaaaaaaacagttgtAGATTCATTTGCCCTATTTTTAGggggttttttagggatttgcTGA